The Nitrosospira multiformis ATCC 25196 region GATGATCTGCGCTGCAATCCCGCCTGCAAACAGCCCCGACCAGCCCAGAATCACGAAGCCCCAGTGCAGCGGTGCGCTGAACAGTTCTTCCATGAACCAGAAGGCGTGACCCCATTCGTTCAACCCTACGTTCGGCAGAATCATGAGCGGACCTGCAATCGCCATGACCAGCGGGAACGAGGTGCCGCGCGAATACAGCGGCAGACGCGTCATCGCATACAGGTAGCTTGCTATCCCGCAGACGATGTACATCGGGAAGGAGCCGTAGAACACCACTACGTGACTTGGCGTGAAGCTCGTGTCACGGATGATGACCTGGTGCCAGGAGGCGTCCTGTTCGGTAAAGAAGCTGCCGCCCCAGTACACGCCGAACAGATATACACCCAGCCACATCATCCAGTAGAAGTAGCGCTTGACTTCAAGCTTCGGATCAAGATTGTCCAGCTGCTCTTTCGTGTCCCGCGTCTTCCAGATCCAGCCCCAGGTGATCAGCGCAAACAGCGGCATCACGATCATGTGCACTCGCCACAATCCCATCCACACTTTCTCGAACTCAGGCTCCATCGAGTCCATCCCGTGCGAGTAGGCAAACGTGCGCTGGTACCAGATCCAGAATATCGCTACCGCCAGCATCGTGATCAGGCCAAACTTGTACCACTTCGAGTCATACCACAGCGACATGTCGTAGTCCCGGCCGCTCGTCTTGGCCGGGCTCGACGTTCCCATCGTTGTTGCCATTTTGCTTCCTCCTGCTATCTTGTTAATCAAGTACTGCCTTGCTTCCGGCAGCCGCTTCCTCCCTTGTCAACTCCGGCAGAAGCGCTTGCCCTTCATGCTTCCAACTTCCAACATCCGCTTGCTGCCGCTTCTCTACTGCACAAAACCCGGCGCGCAAGAACAAATTGTCGCTTACTTCCCAATACCGGCAGCACCAAACAGCCGCACCAGAACACCCAAATCCTTCCCTGGTACCACCTTTATTGCCGCTACCAGTACTTTACATACCCATAAGCCCGTAAAGACTACTCCCCGCCATACCCCTAAGTCAAGCAGTTTGTCAGCGAGGTAGAAGTGAGCACTTACTTTGAAAGAGACTCCGGATTACTCTGGAATCGTCGGATTACCACCGTGACAATATCCCATCCAGTTGTTCCAGGGTTTCGTAATGAATCAGTATGGTTCCTTTACCCTTTTTCCCGGGGGTTATTACGACCTGCGCTCCGATTTTTGCCGAGAAATTCTCCTGTAACCGGAGTAAATCGCGGTCGCGCTGGGGATGATGTTTTACCACTGGATGTTCGATCTGATATACCAGCTTTTCTGTTTCACGTACTGAAAGTCCTTTATGCACTACAAGATTTGCCGTCTCTATCTGCTTGGCTGCAGCGAGTGACAGCAATGCGCGAGCGTGCCCCATGTCGATCTTTCCCTGCATCAGCAGTTCCTGGACAGGCGCAGCCAGATTAAGCAATCTCAGGAGATTGGAAACCGCACTGCGCGAACTTCCCAAAGCT contains the following coding sequences:
- a CDS encoding methane monooxygenase/ammonia monooxygenase subunit C, translated to MATTMGTSSPAKTSGRDYDMSLWYDSKWYKFGLITMLAVAIFWIWYQRTFAYSHGMDSMEPEFEKVWMGLWRVHMIVMPLFALITWGWIWKTRDTKEQLDNLDPKLEVKRYFYWMMWLGVYLFGVYWGGSFFTEQDASWHQVIIRDTSFTPSHVVVFYGSFPMYIVCGIASYLYAMTRLPLYSRGTSFPLVMAIAGPLMILPNVGLNEWGHAFWFMEELFSAPLHWGFVILGWSGLFAGGIAAQIITRYSNLTDVVWNGQSKVILNNRIVPYDKAF